Proteins co-encoded in one Aspergillus flavus chromosome 2, complete sequence genomic window:
- a CDS encoding uncharacterized protein (of unknown function-domain containing protein) → MRKIVYTSYPRLLYRSIKHYTMSAEQSNRLQLPGYNLPLNYRPDGGQPLRRTLFPNALDYGDIEGGWVDRINVHREILMMRVMNTITDKPDWDKKVFDEAITSKWREEIAQSGQDVTPKMMDYILKELQWKTKDFQKTGFLSVYDAGVVKSDTAIPEDLKQALKNSVAPFEQVPEDQKDYHPGSDMKVVDLVHPSLFPVVYGRTRILPDRVINLDDCLGSVGQGDLLPVPPEGEAQIEGYEGSAYGWRRWEREALMPFSRKFQWLPCDVKFTGQDGECRIDSYINNVHPSEHRDLYQAVEKIIAQTIPLWDKSLTHVQERRHARIVYDSVDYHPTSTKEPAYDDYSDDEEFDRKYQEWQRSQEIILPEPGEFTPPEITEKINLREQFHESGLQIIVKLANIELTPEKPEYEGGTWHVEGQLNERICATAIYYYDSENITQSTLAFRQRADKDELSEIAYEQDRHEFLQQVYGFGPEVSSRDDTQVTQDLGSVVCQEGRLLTFPNILQHRVSPFSLTDRSKPGHRKILALFLVDPHMRIISSANIPPQQEDWGKEKRELVTGMLSQRLPVELQDMVSEDILYPSISLEEAKVYRKELMQERSATTSEQNQQFETGEFSLCEH, encoded by the exons ATGAGGAAGATTGTTTATACTTCTTATCCCAGACTACTATATCGATCAATTAAGCACTACACAATGTCAGCCGAACAGTCAAATCGACTTCAATTGCCGGGGTATAACCTACCCCTTAATTATAGACCGGAT GGTGGCCAGCCTCTTAGGCGTACGCTCTTTCCAAATGCCTTGGATTATGGCGACATTGAGGGTGGCTGGGTTGA CCGTATCAATGTCCACAGGGAGATATTGATGATGCGTGTAATGAACACTATCACCGACAAGCCGGACTGGGATAAGAAG GTCTTCGATGAAGCCATTACTTCCAAGTGGCGGGAAGAGATCGCCCAGAGCGGCCAGGATGTAACTCCCAAAATGATGGATTATATCCTCAAAGAGCTGCAGTGGAAAACGAAGGATTTCCAGAAAACGGGCTTTCTCAGCGTATATGACGCTGGTGTGGTGAAATCCGACACTGCCATTCCCGAGGATTTGAAACAGGCCTTGAAAAATTCAGTGGCCCCTTTCGAACAGGTTCCAGAGGACCAGAAAGACTATCACCCTGGGTCAGATATGAAGGTGGTTGATTTGGTGCacccctctctcttccctgttGTTTATGGCCGAACGCGGATTCTTCCGGATAGAGTAATCAATCTTGATGACTGTCTTGGGAGCGTAGGGCAAGGAGACTTGCTTCCAGTTCCCCcagaaggagaagcccaGATTGAGGGGTATGAAGGGAGTGCATACGGTTGGCGGAGGTGGGAAAGGGAAGCCCTGATGCCGTTCAGCCGAAAGTTTCAATGGCTTCCCTGCGATGTGAAATTCACTGGTCAGGATGGTGAATGTCGCATTGATTCATACATCAATAATGTCCACCCTTCGGAACATCGGGATCTCTACCAAGCAGtagagaagatcatcgcaCAGACAATTCCTCTTTGGGACAAGAGTTTGACTCACGTGCAGGAACGACGGCATGCACGTATAGTCTATGATAGCGTTGACTATCACCCAACTTCGACAAAGGAGCCAGCTTATGACGATTATAGTGATGACGAAGAATTTGACCGGAAGTATCAGGAGTGGCAACGCTCACAAGAAATAATACTCCCCGAACCAGGGGAGTTCACACCTCCTGAAATAACCGAGAAGATCAATCTACGGGAGCAGTTCCACGAATCAGGGCTGCAGATCATCGTGAAGTTGGCTAACATTGAATTGACCCCGGAGAAGCCGGAGTACGAAGGCGGCACCTGGCATGTTGAAGGACAACTA AATGAACGCATCTGCGCAACGGCCATCTACTACTATGACAGTGAGAATATCACCCAGAGTACACTTGCTTTCCGTCAACGCGCAGACAAGGACGAACTGTCAGAAATTGCCTATGAGCAGGACCGCCATGAATTCCTACAGCAGGTCTATGGCTTTGGCCCCGAGGTCAGCTCCCGTGACGATACGCAGGTCACCCAGGACCTCGGCAGCGTGGTTTGCCAGGAAGGTCGACTCCTTACGTTCCccaacatcctccagcacCGCGTCTCTCCGTTCTCGTTGACAGATCGGTCCAAGCCTGGCCACCGCAAAATCTTAGCCCTGTTCCTTGTGGACCCTCATATGCGTATCATATCCTCTGCCAACATTCCGCCCCAACAGGAGGATtgggggaaagagaagcgagAACTGGTTACTGGGATGTTGTCTCAGAGATTACCGGTGGAGCTTCAGGATATGGTGAGCGAGGATATCCTCTATCCATCTATCAGTCTTGAAGAGGCGAAAGTGTATAGAAAGGAGCTCATGCAAGAGAGGAGTGCGACGACCAGCGAGCAGAACCAGCAATTTGAGACTGGTGAATTTTCGCTTTGTGAGCATTAA
- a CDS encoding class I glutamine amidotransferase-like protein — translation MSFHIAVLDADVPVPAVYNARGLYSSQFRHLLQSAAARLSEAGHKITIHTSAYDVVGGTFPPLESLRTTKRPETRSNETSTSTSNPLAQPIDGILITGAAAGAYDTYPWIKPLETWIQRVYTQYPHVKFFGSCFGHQIIAQALLSTSAPQCAPGPAMKVELCPDGRETGLVPIDLSPEFVAAFPEALEKLPGAGRQMRLQMIHGDWVVPVAGPKKELPAGWVNVGSTELCPVQGLYCPGRVLTYQGHFEFDVFVNRETCLAFGRRLKWSEEETARFVELIEVGEDDDSKVAAEVVAMFFCGLNE, via the coding sequence ATGTCCTTCCACATCGCTGTCCTAGACGCCGACGTTCCCGTCCCAGCCGTCTACAACGCCCGCGGCCTATACTCATCTCAATTCCGccatcttctgcaatccGCCGCAGCACGACTATCCGAAGCCGGACATAAAATCACCATCCACACCTCAGCCTACGATGTCGTAGGCGGAACCTTCCCACCACTGGAGAGTCTGCGCACCACCAAGCGCCCAGAAACCCGTAGCAATGaaacctcaacctcaacctcaaacCCACTAGCCCAGCCAATCGAcggcatcctcatcaccggcGCCGCGGCAGGAGCCTACGACACGTACCCATGGATTAAACCCCTGGAAACCTGGATCCAAAGAGTATACACTCAATACCCGCATGTAAAATTCTTCGGCTCCTGCTTCGGCCACCAGATTATCGCGCAGGCGCTACTTTCCACATCCGCCCCGCAATGTGCGCCGGGCCCCGCAATGAAAGTCGAGCTTTGTCCGGATGGCCGTGAAACCGGCCTCGTTCCTATTGACTTGTCGCCGGAGTTTGTGGCGGCGTTTCCGGAGGCACTTGAGAAGCTCCCCGGTGCAGGGAGGCAGATGCGTCTGCAGATGATTCATGGGGATTGGGTTGTTCCTGTTGCTGGACCCAAGAAGGAGTTGCCCGCTGGTTGGGTCAATGTTGGGTCGACGGAGTTGTGTCCGGTTCAGGGGCTGTATTGTCCTGGCAGGGTTTTGACGTATCAGGGGCATTTTGAGTTTGATGTCTTTGTGAATCGGGAGACGTGTTTGGCGTTTGGGAGGAGGTTGAAGTGGTCGGAGGAGGAAACTGCGCGTTTTGTTGAATTGATTGAGGTAGGGGAGGACGATGATTCCAAAGTCGCGGCTGAGGTGGTTGCTATGTTCTTTTGTGGGTTGAATGAATGA